One stretch of Halapricum desulfuricans DNA includes these proteins:
- a CDS encoding ATP-dependent DNA helicase, translating into MDVADIPAVPEWLPEHLQAAGIESLYPPQAEAVEAGVTEGENLVASIPTASGKTLIAELAMLASVARGGKALYIVPLRALASEKHAEFEQFEQYGLEVGVSTGNYESEGGWLAGKDVIVATSEKVDSLVRNGAPWLEELTCVVADEVHLVDDGERGPTLEVTLAKLRRITADLQTVALSATIGNAGELADWLDAELLDSDWRPIDLKKGVHYGQALHLEDGSQRELRVRDGEKQTAAIVRDTLEPDRDEDGTVREDGGSSLVFVNSRRNAEAAAGRLAGVVEEYLDAEKREALADVAAEIRDVSDTETSDDLADAVEGGAAFHHAGLSRGHRELVEDAFRDRLIKVVSATPTLAAGVNTPSRRVIVRDWRRYDGTAGGMTPLSVLEVHQMMGRAGRPGRDPYGEAVLTASSHDELDELFERYVWAEPEPVRSKLAAEPALRTHVLATVASGFASTREGLLEFLEATLYATQTDGRDRLEEVTDEVIAYLERNDFLTRDGGLTATNLGHTVSRLYLDPMSAAEIIDGLDAADDRPTVLGLYHLVARTPDMYELYLRSGEDEEYTMLAYEREEEFLGPMPSEFEDERFEDWLSALKTARLLEDWASELDEDEITDRYGIGPGDIRGKVEAASWLLGAAESLAGELGLEWTPAIRQARTRVEDGVREELLDLVSVRGVGRKRARRLYDAGIEDRAALREADKSAVLAALRGRRSTAETILENVGHRDPSMDGVEPDPEAAPTDGGSTDSDASSAGTKTDDQASLGDF; encoded by the coding sequence ATGGACGTTGCGGACATCCCCGCGGTCCCGGAGTGGCTCCCCGAGCACCTGCAGGCGGCGGGTATCGAATCCCTCTACCCCCCGCAGGCCGAGGCCGTCGAGGCCGGCGTCACCGAGGGCGAAAACCTGGTCGCGTCGATCCCGACGGCCAGCGGCAAGACCCTGATCGCTGAACTGGCGATGCTCGCAAGCGTCGCTCGCGGCGGGAAGGCCCTCTACATCGTCCCGCTGCGGGCGCTGGCCAGCGAGAAACACGCCGAGTTCGAGCAGTTCGAACAGTACGGCCTTGAGGTGGGCGTCTCGACGGGCAACTACGAGTCCGAGGGCGGGTGGCTCGCGGGCAAAGACGTCATCGTCGCGACCAGCGAGAAGGTCGACTCGCTGGTGCGCAACGGCGCGCCGTGGCTCGAGGAGTTGACCTGCGTCGTCGCCGACGAGGTGCATCTGGTCGACGACGGCGAGCGCGGCCCGACGCTTGAGGTGACGCTGGCGAAGCTCCGTCGGATCACCGCCGACCTCCAGACGGTCGCGCTGTCGGCGACCATCGGCAACGCCGGGGAGCTGGCCGACTGGCTCGACGCCGAACTGCTCGACTCCGACTGGCGGCCGATCGACCTCAAGAAGGGCGTCCACTACGGGCAGGCGCTCCACCTGGAGGACGGCAGCCAGCGCGAGTTGCGCGTCCGCGACGGCGAGAAACAGACGGCCGCGATCGTCCGGGACACGCTCGAACCAGACCGCGACGAGGACGGGACGGTACGCGAGGACGGCGGGTCGTCGCTGGTGTTCGTCAACTCCCGGCGCAACGCCGAAGCGGCGGCCGGGCGGCTCGCCGGCGTCGTCGAGGAGTACCTCGACGCCGAGAAGCGCGAGGCGCTTGCCGACGTGGCGGCGGAGATCCGGGACGTCAGCGACACCGAGACCAGCGACGATCTGGCCGACGCGGTCGAGGGGGGCGCGGCCTTCCACCACGCGGGCCTCTCGCGCGGTCACCGCGAACTCGTCGAGGACGCGTTCCGCGATCGGCTGATCAAGGTCGTCAGCGCGACGCCGACGCTGGCGGCGGGGGTCAACACGCCCTCCCGTCGGGTGATCGTCCGGGACTGGCGGCGCTACGACGGGACCGCCGGCGGGATGACCCCGCTGTCGGTGCTGGAGGTCCACCAGATGATGGGCCGTGCCGGCCGTCCCGGCCGGGATCCCTACGGCGAGGCGGTGTTGACCGCAAGCAGTCACGACGAACTCGACGAGCTGTTCGAACGGTACGTCTGGGCCGAACCCGAACCCGTCCGGTCGAAGCTGGCCGCCGAGCCGGCCCTTCGGACGCACGTCCTCGCGACCGTCGCCTCGGGATTCGCCAGCACGCGCGAAGGGCTGCTGGAGTTTCTGGAGGCGACGCTGTACGCGACCCAGACCGACGGGCGCGATCGCCTGGAGGAGGTGACCGACGAGGTGATCGCGTATCTCGAACGGAACGACTTTCTCACGCGCGATGGAGGGCTCACCGCGACGAACCTCGGACACACGGTCTCGCGGCTGTATCTCGACCCGATGAGCGCGGCGGAGATCATCGACGGACTGGACGCTGCCGACGACCGGCCCACGGTGCTGGGACTCTATCACCTGGTCGCCCGGACGCCGGACATGTACGAGCTGTACCTCCGTTCCGGTGAGGACGAGGAATACACGATGCTGGCTTACGAGCGCGAGGAGGAGTTCCTCGGACCGATGCCCAGCGAGTTCGAGGACGAGCGCTTCGAGGACTGGCTCTCGGCGCTGAAGACCGCTCGACTGCTCGAGGACTGGGCGAGCGAACTCGACGAGGACGAGATCACCGACCGGTACGGGATCGGGCCGGGAGACATCCGCGGGAAGGTCGAGGCCGCCTCGTGGCTGCTCGGGGCCGCCGAGTCGCTGGCGGGCGAACTCGGCCTTGAGTGGACGCCGGCGATCCGACAGGCCCGGACCCGGGTCGAGGACGGCGTCAGGGAGGAGTTGCTCGATCTGGTCAGCGTCCGTGGCGTGGGGCGCAAGCGCGCCCGGCGACTCTACGACGCGGGAATCGAGGACCGCGCGGCGCTGCGCGAGGCCGACAAGTCGGCCGTGCTGGCCGCACTGCGGGGACGGCGCTCGACCGCCGAGACGATCCTGGAGAACGTCGGGCATCGCGATCCCTCGATGGACGGCGTCGAACCCGACCCGGAGGCCGCACCGACCGACGGCGGCTCGACCGACAGCGACGCCTCGTCGGCCGGGACGAAGACGGACGATCAGGCGAGTCTGGGTGATTTCTGA
- a CDS encoding ferredoxin: protein MRIEYDYDTCIGMFQCVEEWDAFQRDEDAGKAVLAGSEEDGGVFVREVPEDAELDAKFAARTCPVDAITVYDDDGEQLVP from the coding sequence ATGCGTATCGAGTACGATTATGACACCTGTATCGGGATGTTCCAGTGCGTCGAGGAGTGGGACGCCTTCCAGCGCGACGAGGACGCCGGCAAGGCCGTGCTGGCCGGCAGCGAGGAAGACGGGGGCGTGTTCGTCCGTGAGGTACCCGAGGACGCCGAACTCGACGCGAAGTTCGCCGCCCGGACCTGCCCGGTCGACGCCATCACCGTCTACGACGACGACGGCGAGCAGCTCGTCCCGTGA